GGGCGACGctgctcgcgatcgatcggatcaaTGAGTTGCGGCTCGCCGGTGCCGACATTAGGCTAGgtaagtgaaatggaaaaccggaAATGAGATGTAGATATCCGTCCGTTTCACCACCGTTGTGATTCGAGGCGATTCGATTtgatggatgaatgaatgctCCATTATGTGGGTCAACgggtgctgttttttttctctttttcggtAGCGTTGGAACGACGCATTGTTGTGCTACATTTTTGTATGgttcgttttgctttcgatgTAGGTTGTTACCTTGAGATTTGCATCACATTAGGTATTCCAACAATGCGAGTCCATCGAGAATCGTGTTAATCGGTCAAATTAACTTCTCCGCGTAATCTCTGGATCCGATGGTATTCCTAAGAATAGAGACGAATTTGGGGCTAAAGCATCGATTCTCATGAAATGTGGTACATGCGAACGCGTgtattttcaaaactattcAAGCAATCGAAATACTTTCTTTCCAAATTCCAAACACATGATAGTGCATGAACTACAATCGACACAGTGAATAACTCATTTTTACAGACCTGTCTGGAACTGATTTGGACTGTGTTGTGAGTTTTAATGTAGCCGTCCAACAATTCTTGAAAAGTATTTGCTTGAAGTTGCTCTGTTTTCTATACGTTCGGATCGATATGAAGTTTTCTGAAAACGATTACACGATTTTTGCCAACTGATCTTTCttaatttccaaaaaaaattataatacATAAAAATCCTCAAATAACTTGTTCAATTCATTCTGTttaggctcaaagcatctcgcaactttaaCTCGCGATTCCCAAATCCAACGTTTTCAatgtcggtgcccatcgtagcatgaaaactacttgaccgatcgattttaaattttgaacacaaaatctgtacactatttgccaggtagccccgttgagtgtTTGTTAAAAttattgatacttttttttacataattttttgaatCATGTAAAGCCCATTGTTTGACGCAATTtcgaaaaaaagcatcactttttcaacttcaaaaatctgccaaaatacgaaaaatgggaaatttcacaaaaactccacggggctacctggataaacttacgatctaacaaaagaatacttatttgtatatttctgatgactcagcacgtggctacgatgggcaccgcaaaaagtacattttttgcaaacttgcctttcaaGGTTGGAAGCCATGAGCGTAGTTTCGAACTAATCTTCCCCACaatagaatcaaatattcttgaaaagttgtagtttcaAGTGTACAGATTCTTATTAATGTAACATTTTCGTTTGAACCATTCTCAGGCCTCACCATAATCCAGCTTCTTAACACATCGCTCAGCCAGCGAGTGCTGCAGCAGGAGGTGAACTACCTGAAGGAATGCTCATCCAACACGATAGGAATCTTCGTCGACGCCTCCCTTTGGCCCGCAGTACGGCTACTATCGGAAACACTGGATTACAAtatttttcctcttccatcGACACACGATCTGCTCTTCACCAAGGCTGCCCACCTACTGTACGAGCTACCCTGGACAAACGCCAACTCTTCCGCTATGGTACGCTCGAGTTCCAGTGAGCTGGTTGCCAGATTCGGTGCCATCTGCCGGCATGAGCATCTATGTTTGGAGAGTTTCCCCAGCAGCGACATGATCTATATACTGCTCGGGTTGGAGCCCACGATTAGCTTAGCTACAAATGGGACCCTAGTGCTGGTGTTATCCGAAAAGGATCATCTGTATGAATCAGGTAAGCAGGACGGCATTTCACCCGTGCTCATAACTCACGAAAATGCTTAAAATTGACTACTCTCTTTCAAGATCTTCCCGATCAAGCGTACGTAATAGCGGAAACTGAGCTCAATGTGTCAACGCTAGGTTTCTCCTGGGAGCGATACGGTGCCACACTGCGTGGTTTGGATCTGTTGGCCGACGGCAGCCTGTTGTTGGAGGTAGCCGATCTGTTGAATCGTACGGGAAATGCCTGCCAAAACACTAGCATCGAGTGTATGAACAACTGGAAGTATCATGCCAAGCGATCACATAGCACCGTACTAGAAGCGATGCGGTTGATGAGTGCCGCACAGTACATGTTGGTGGAGCTGAAACAGAAAGTCAATTCATCCGCAACTAGTTCCACACCGTCACCGCAGATGAAGCTTATTGCTAGTTCGAATGTGATCACCAACTACACGACCGTGCGCGAACGATCTCCGGAAGCAGCTCCCGATGCACCGGCGAAACTGGGAgccattttttattgcgcCAAGGAATTCGAAATCCGGCATCCGGATTTCatcgatcgccatcatcgtccaaCGTACTACGATGGGCATGGCATTGCGGATGGCGCGGAGATGTTCGGTGAGATGTCTTGGCAGCTCAAGATGGAAGCTTGGGTTGCGGCTGGCCTAACCGTTTCGTCGCTCGGCATTTTGCTGTGCGCTGCCATACTGATATTTCTGATCGTACGCGTGTGCATGGACGACATTCTGGAGGGCCACCCACTCGGTagcatcctgctgctgattagtTTGATTGTACAGTTTGCGGCATTCATTCCCTTCAGTCTGGAGTACACGAGCTATCCGGCGACGGAGCTGAGCGGCCATCGGGTGGATACGATGCATACCTGGAATGCCCTCTGTACGATAAAGATTTTCCTCGTATCGATGTGCTACTGCATGAcgttctcgttgctgctgtgccgTGCCATCATGCTTGCCTCGATCGGTAGCGAAGGTGGATTCCTATCACACATCAATGGCTACATTCAGAGCGTTATCTGTGGCTTCAGCACGCTGGTGCAGTTTGGGCTTTCGGTACAGCTTGTGATAATGCTCCAGGCAAATGCACACAACATGTCCTGTAGCGAGATCTACTACGGCCACTGGTTTTGGGCCGTGATCGCGTACGATGGGCTTTTGCTAGTGGCGCTTATCTTTCTCGCACCGTTCATCTTCCGATCGCAGCGTAACTATCGCGAGGGTTTACTGCTGGTGACCGGTTCGGTGCTTTGTCTAGTCATCTGGACCGTTTGGATCCCGTTGTGTATGTTCGGATTCGAGTGGCGCGAGGCAGCGGTTTCCCTCGGAATGGTCGCAACCGCACTGGCCGTGCTCGTGGGCATCATGATTCCGCGCTGTTTTCTCATAGTCCGTGGCATCGCTCGGTCGGATTTGGTGCAAGCGTTGCCATCGTTAACATCTCTCGCTTTTGCCCAGGCCAATCAGTACATATCTGAACAGGTAACGTGGATCTGATGAAGTATTATCGAAAGCACCAAATATTGATACCTTTACTTACTtatttttccctctctctttctcgttcttaTCCTCTCCCACGTAGAGTGTCTACGAATGCGTAAATCCTGCCATGCGACAACGATCTCCAACCGATGATAGCTTCATTATGGACCAGGACCTCGACGAGGCGTACGGCGGTAACAGTGAGATACCGACGCTGCCGCTTCGTGGTCAGCGTGGCCGACTGCGCCAGGAAAATGGTACCAgtaccatcaacaacagcgtGCACAATCATGGCCAAACCACCATGGGGAACGGGCTGATGCAGCAGAATGGTTCCGCCAACGTGACCCACATTGCACCGAACTTCTACGGCATTTCCAATCCGTACAGCTGCTCCGACTCGCTAACTTCGATCTCACCCAATAAAATAACTCGCTTCTGAGGAGCTCCTGGAGCAGGTCGGGCAGGCCGATCGGGAGGAaagccacccccccccccccctcttagCGGCCTCACTCTGTTCTGCCAGCGCACCCATTCTAGTCATACGGAAATGGACGATCGATCACCGATTTGCAATGCCATTTGCACCGGAAATCGGTAAAGTTTCACGAGTGTCCCTTTTTCATCactcttcttgttcttctttcgTGACagacaatgtttttttttatcgatagtAAGTGAGCgattctttttctcttgttttaaGCCGTGCTAGTGGGTTAAGATTAAGGCTATTTATTCTGTAAAAAGAGATTCCGAATAGATACACACTTATTCTGTacggtggttgtgttgtggcttTGCAAAATCCGAACAAGGATTTCAATGCATCGATATAAAAATATCGTTATCATGGTAGAATATGCCTATTAATTCATGCTAATTGATTAATAAAAGCACGTGTTGCTGCAGGATCggggatttaaaaaaatccacagTTCAAATTCGAATTCAAATGCACCATAAAACCTTTTATAGCAACTCACGCGCCGCGTATAGACGGCTCCAGGAGTCGAAAGtcgcaaaaaacgaaaaccgcatATGTTGACTCCCAGAACCGCAGTGAGCTaaacgacgaagaaaaagTCAAAGTTcagttgttttggttttttgggaaacTTTTAATCGTGATGAACTTTTCTTAATTCTTAAGAATTCTTAAAGAACTAGAAATATTAACTCTATTGCGTGATAAAGAAAAGGGCGATAAAACCATGAGACTGATCGAGAAAGTGTTCAACCCAACGGGAAAGAAGCATACCGGAACTCTTATCTTCTTTCACGGATCCGGTGAGTGTTATGTAAAAAGCCGAGGATACCCGCCGGTTGATGGACGATAGGTGAATAAAAACGAATTCTAATTAACTTTGCCCCGTCCACT
The sequence above is a segment of the Anopheles darlingi chromosome 2, idAnoDarlMG_H_01, whole genome shotgun sequence genome. Coding sequences within it:
- the LOC125950017 gene encoding protein bride of sevenless; the encoded protein is MNAIRVACLISVLLLILCCLTANAQPNGRPKPIATTLPTLSSTRARTPTSSSTITALSQEVPDAGTFVIPGALDSSSYSTPKTDSSEVDGAQPTDDRRRMSRKTTTPSVSDSNSHEGTSAVVDERPQGRTVPIEARSIADATAVNGLSHSMESSSDGNDDDGVDEDKVSEPTVVTTPSSADTLSTAPSSWSTESEPSGTACPERPFVDMTGDYQHRKYLQIGEVSRAAPARSADYRQSARDGAGQPQPRGDTDGPEEGIDAEHGYRLYRLSGDLMLTFIVDTDEFGATLLAIDRINELRLAGADIRLGLTIIQLLNTSLSQRVLQQEVNYLKECSSNTIGIFVDASLWPAVRLLSETLDYNIFPLPSTHDLLFTKAAHLLYELPWTNANSSAMVRSSSSELVARFGAICRHEHLCLESFPSSDMIYILLGLEPTISLATNGTLVLVLSEKDHLYESDLPDQAYVIAETELNVSTLGFSWERYGATLRGLDLLADGSLLLEVADLLNRTGNACQNTSIECMNNWKYHAKRSHSTVLEAMRLMSAAQYMLVELKQKVNSSATSSTPSPQMKLIASSNVITNYTTVRERSPEAAPDAPAKLGAIFYCAKEFEIRHPDFIDRHHRPTYYDGHGIADGAEMFGEMSWQLKMEAWVAAGLTVSSLGILLCAAILIFLIVRVCMDDILEGHPLGSILLLISLIVQFAAFIPFSLEYTSYPATELSGHRVDTMHTWNALCTIKIFLVSMCYCMTFSLLLCRAIMLASIGSEGGFLSHINGYIQSVICGFSTLVQFGLSVQLVIMLQANAHNMSCSEIYYGHWFWAVIAYDGLLLVALIFLAPFIFRSQRNYREGLLLVTGSVLCLVIWTVWIPLCMFGFEWREAAVSLGMVATALAVLVGIMIPRCFLIVRGIARSDLVQALPSLTSLAFAQANQYISEQSVYECVNPAMRQRSPTDDSFIMDQDLDEAYGGNSEIPTLPLRGQRGRLRQENGTSTINNSVHNHGQTTMGNGLMQQNGSANVTHIAPNFYGISNPYSCSDSLTSISPNKITRF